Proteins found in one Pantoea cypripedii genomic segment:
- a CDS encoding ParD-like family protein — protein MGIVKISDLMHENLRVASTALSRSINAQAEHWMKIGMLAELYPQLSHQELTRLLMRVEIDGGSDLAKLLNTSLLTPQGTA, from the coding sequence ATGGGTATCGTAAAAATCTCCGATCTGATGCACGAGAATCTGCGCGTAGCGAGTACGGCGTTAAGCCGCTCGATCAACGCCCAGGCGGAGCATTGGATGAAAATCGGCATGCTGGCTGAACTCTATCCGCAGCTCAGTCATCAGGAACTGACCCGCCTGCTGATGCGGGTGGAAATCGACGGCGGCTCCGATCTGGCTAAGCTACTTAACACCTCTTTATTGACCCCGCAGGGAACCGCGTAA
- the bdcA gene encoding SDR family oxidoreductase — MSYFKGKSVLVLGGSRGIGAAIVRRFCADGANVSFTYAGSPDAARQLAETTGSVAFQTDSADRDAVIARVRDSGPLDVLVVNAGIIAFGDALEQDPDEVERLFRININAPYFASVEAARQMPEGGRIIIMGSVNGDRMPVPGMASYALSKSALQGMARGLARDFGPRGITINVVQPGPVDTDANPAEGPLKDLMHGFMAIKRHGRPEEVAGMVAWLAGPEAGFVTGAMHTIDGAFGA; from the coding sequence ATGTCTTATTTCAAAGGTAAGTCTGTCCTGGTGCTCGGTGGCAGCCGGGGAATTGGTGCGGCAATTGTACGGCGCTTTTGTGCCGATGGCGCGAACGTCAGCTTCACCTATGCCGGATCGCCAGACGCGGCCAGACAGCTTGCTGAAACGACGGGCAGCGTGGCTTTCCAGACTGACAGTGCCGACCGCGACGCCGTGATTGCCCGTGTGCGTGACAGTGGCCCGCTGGATGTGCTGGTGGTTAATGCTGGCATCATCGCCTTCGGCGATGCGTTAGAACAGGATCCTGACGAGGTTGAAAGGCTGTTTCGTATCAATATCAATGCACCTTATTTTGCCTCTGTCGAAGCGGCACGTCAGATGCCAGAGGGTGGACGCATCATCATCATGGGTTCGGTGAATGGCGATCGCATGCCTGTTCCCGGAATGGCGTCGTACGCCCTGAGCAAGTCCGCCCTGCAGGGGATGGCACGAGGACTGGCGCGTGATTTCGGCCCGCGGGGTATTACGATAAATGTGGTGCAGCCTGGCCCCGTTGATACGGATGCAAACCCGGCGGAGGGACCATTGAAAGATCTGATGCACGGATTTATGGCGATTAAGCGCCACGGGCGGCCTGAAGAAGTTGCAGGGATGGTCGCATGGCTGGCTGGCCCGGAAGCGGGCTTTGTCACCGGGGCAATGCATACCATCGACGGCGCATTTGGTGCCTGA